In the genome of Nonomuraea sp. NBC_00507, the window CGAAGATCCTCAAGGTGATTGGCGGGACGTTAACCGCTCTGGCCCTGACCACGGCGCCGGTGTACGCAGGCGATGGAGCCTCCAGCAGCGCAGCCGGGGCAAGCGACAACTACCCATGCGGCTATTACTACGTTGAAGAAAACCTCACCTCCTGGTACAACCATTGCAACTCCAACGTCAACGTCCTCATCCGCGTCGAACGGACTGACACGTACGACTACGACAGGTGCGTTCGGCCGGGCCATACCCTTCTCGGCAAGAGGCCAATCCGTAATATGGAGGGCATTTACTACGCCTGGTACAAGGGCGTTCTGTGCTGATTTAGGACCCTGCGGTGACACGAGGCGCTGGCAAGTGTCTCGTGTCACCGCAACAAACAGTCATCAATGCTGATCACCGATCTCGTCCATGTCTTTGGCTTCGACACTCTGGCCGGAGACCAATTGACAGTATGTTCGGGGACTACCTAGCGATCATCTGGCCATGATCTGAACGAGAGTTTCGGCACCACCTCAGGCGCCGCCGGAGCCGTCGGATCGATCCACTCGTGTTGCGCCCGCCTCGACATGCAGCCCGAGATCCTCATCATCGACCACCACCCACGACACCGACTCATCGGCGGCCACCGCTCGCTCAGGCCGGGTCCTCCGGCTCCACACTGGCTTGCCTGGCGACACCGCATCCGAACTGGAGTACACCATCCTCGGAGCTCTCCGTGACGCTCGCGAGAAGCCGGTACGCGGCCGTGAGTACTTCCACACCCATGTGCTGCCGGTCATCCTGGACCTCGTCGATAACCATCCACTCATCCGCGACGAGACCCTGGCAGCGCTGTAGGGCCAAGCGCTGGTCATAGCCCTCCCGCCGCGAACGCCAGCCTGTTCAGGATGCGTTGGGCAGTGGCCTGACCGTCGCCGACTTCTGTGATCGACCAATGGTTGGTGATGTGGGTGTCACCACCGCTTCGACTGCCTCGGCCAGCATCGCCGTACAGAATGCGATCAAGGTTCACCTGTTCGGCGATCGCTCGCGCCCGCGCGGGCTTCGTCAGCGGCAAGACGACTTCGGGTCGGCGCCCCTCACCGATCATGGCAATCGTGGGGTGGGTGATGATGCCGCCGTCGGCGAACCCGGCGATGGAGGCGATGCCGCCGATGCCGGGGATGTTCCGGATGGACGACAGCGCCTCCCGGGCTTTGGCGAGCAGGCTTTGCAGCCAGCCGATCACGGTCTGGATCGGCCCCGACAGCGACGAGAAGGCGTTGCGCAGCGTGTTGACGGCGTTGACGATGCCGTTCCACGCGGACTTGAACACGCCGGCCAGGAACTGCCCCACGGGCCGCAGGACACTGTTGTAGAGGGTGCGGCCGACGGAGACGATGGCGTTGAACGCGCCGCGGACGGCGCCAGACAGCAGCCCGGACAGGGTCTGCCAGGCTGTGGTCAGCCCGCCGACGATCAAGTTGAGCAGGCCGGTCAGGATGTTGACCAGGAATCGGATCACGCCGGTCACGACGGTGACCGCGACCGACAGGACACCGCCGATCACCTGCGCCAGGAACCCGATCACCGCAGCGAGTGGCGGGACGATCACGTTTAGGAGTTGGGCGAGGAGCTCTACCAGCGGGACGATGGCCGGGACGAGGCCGGCGACGATCTGCGCGGCCAGGTCGGCGATGATCGGGATCAGCGGCAGGAGCGCCTCTACCAGCGGAAGAACCGCGACCAGCACCTGACCGAGGGCGCCGACGAGCTGGGGCAGGGCGGGCCCGGCGGTCTGCAGGACGGTGACGAAGGCTTGGCCGATCACCGCGGCGAGCTGGCCGAGCAGGGCGCTGATCGGGGTGAGGATCGGGGTCAACTGGCCGACCAGCGCGGTGATCACTGGGGCGAGGGCGGCCATCACCGCGGCCAGCGCGGTCGACACCGCGTTCAGGATCGGGGCGAGCAGTTGCAGCAGAGGCGTCAAGATTTGCAG includes:
- a CDS encoding DUF6355 family natural product biosynthesis protein, with protein sequence MRTKILKVIGGTLTALALTTAPVYAGDGASSSAAGASDNYPCGYYYVEENLTSWYNHCNSNVNVLIRVERTDTYDYDRCVRPGHTLLGKRPIRNMEGIYYAWYKGVLC
- a CDS encoding phage tail protein, which encodes MAGMSAAFEAALGDDAAKFEESLKGLAPAAQSVARELRAAKPAIDGLRQSVQGAFFAPLQGEITRLVASLRGPLNSGMSAVASQFGRLAAVVSGFARSAAGVQLVNGVFATLRNTLASIRSDTIDRLLQAISGFAISTLPAFDGLGTAIDGVLNRFSAFLERATAAGDGLAWIQGAVTVFQQLGSIIADVVAIISGVFSAVQSAGGSALGVLGSALEGVRAFVESAQGQQALVEIFRALGEVGSQLGPIFAALATGLAGIAPVVAELAAILGPILVEAIGALGPAIAALGPGVISVFQAIGQAISTIADSGALTSFATAISGVLTAIAPLGPVIGQLVTSGLQILTPLLQLLAPILNAVSTALAAVMAALAPVITALVGQLTPILTPISALLGQLAAVIGQAFVTVLQTAGPALPQLVGALGQVLVAVLPLVEALLPLIPIIADLAAQIVAGLVPAIVPLVELLAQLLNVIVPPLAAVIGFLAQVIGGVLSVAVTVVTGVIRFLVNILTGLLNLIVGGLTTAWQTLSGLLSGAVRGAFNAIVSVGRTLYNSVLRPVGQFLAGVFKSAWNGIVNAVNTLRNAFSSLSGPIQTVIGWLQSLLAKAREALSSIRNIPGIGGIASIAGFADGGIITHPTIAMIGEGRRPEVVLPLTKPARARAIAEQVNLDRILYGDAGRGSRSGGDTHITNHWSITEVGDGQATAQRILNRLAFAAGGL